The following coding sequences lie in one Amycolatopsis cihanbeyliensis genomic window:
- a CDS encoding thiamine pyrophosphate-dependent dehydrogenase E1 component subunit alpha, whose translation MKLIREFEERCLEMAIAGEIIGGIHPYIGQEAVAVGVCSNLTERDFITSTHRGHGHVLAKGADPRRLLAELLGTLEGFNKGRGGSMHAADIELGILGANGIVGAGGAIGTGAAWVAKDRGSSDVVISFFGDGAMSQGVLLEAFNLAAIWSLPVLFVCENNMYATSLKVESGLAGNAARRAEGFGLVARTVDGMDVESVASTAGELIERCRENKGPAFLECSTYRFFEHHSILEQLGVGFRDPDEIASWRKRDPILSLGKQLSDAAVAEIDEDVKGKIDEAVDFARNAAPPDPKDALMYLYSGEVAVRPGVIL comes from the coding sequence ATGAAACTGATCCGGGAGTTCGAAGAACGATGCCTGGAGATGGCAATTGCTGGTGAGATCATCGGGGGTATTCACCCGTACATCGGGCAGGAGGCTGTTGCCGTAGGCGTATGTTCGAACCTGACGGAGCGAGATTTCATCACGAGCACTCACCGGGGACACGGGCATGTGCTGGCAAAGGGTGCGGACCCCCGCCGTCTGCTTGCCGAGCTCCTTGGCACCCTCGAAGGTTTCAACAAGGGTCGTGGCGGATCGATGCATGCTGCGGACATCGAGCTGGGTATCCTGGGTGCCAACGGTATCGTCGGAGCGGGGGGAGCAATAGGGACCGGCGCCGCCTGGGTCGCCAAGGACCGCGGAAGCTCGGATGTCGTCATCAGCTTCTTCGGCGACGGAGCAATGAGCCAAGGCGTACTGTTGGAAGCATTCAACCTGGCCGCAATCTGGTCCTTGCCGGTGCTGTTTGTCTGCGAGAACAACATGTACGCGACGAGTCTCAAGGTTGAGTCCGGACTCGCGGGCAACGCGGCGCGGCGCGCCGAAGGCTTCGGGCTGGTTGCACGTACGGTCGACGGCATGGACGTCGAGTCCGTGGCGTCCACGGCGGGGGAACTGATCGAACGGTGTCGCGAGAACAAAGGCCCGGCGTTCTTGGAATGCTCGACCTACCGGTTCTTTGAGCATCACTCCATACTCGAACAATTGGGGGTCGGGTTTCGTGATCCTGACGAAATAGCCAGTTGGCGCAAGCGGGATCCGATCCTCTCATTGGGTAAGCAGTTGAGCGATGCCGCTGTCGCCGAGATCGATGAAGATGTAAAGGGAAAAATCGATGAAGCGGTTGATTTTGCAAGGAACGCCGCGCCGCCCGACCCGAAGGACGCACTTATGTATCTGTACTCAGGAGAGGTCGCGGTCCGGCCAGGGGTGATCCTGTGA
- a CDS encoding aspartate kinase, with product MALVVQKYGGSSLESADRIKRVAERIVATKKAGNEVVVVCSAMGDTTDELLELAEEVNPVPPEREMDMLLTAGERISNALVAMAISAHGAEAWSFTGSQAGVVTTSVHGNARIIDVTPSRVTEALEQGYIALVAGFQGVAQDTKDITTLGRGGSDATAVALAASLNADVCEIYSDVDGVYTADPRIVPNARKLDTVPYEEMLELAASGAKVLMLRCVEYARRYGVPIRVRSSYSDKPGTTVAGSIEEIPVEQALITGVAHDRSEAKITVTGVPDHAGAAAQIFRVVADAEIDIDMVLQNISNTSSGRTDITFTLSKANGPKAVEELEAIKESLDFTAVLYDDHVGKVSLVGAGMRSHPGVTASFCEALAKAGVNIEIINTSEIRISVLIRDAQVDDAVRAIHEAFELGGDEEAVVYAGSGR from the coding sequence GTGGCGCTCGTGGTCCAGAAGTACGGCGGTTCGTCGTTGGAGAGCGCTGACCGCATCAAGCGCGTGGCCGAACGGATCGTGGCCACGAAGAAGGCCGGTAACGAGGTGGTCGTGGTCTGCTCGGCCATGGGCGACACGACCGACGAGTTGCTGGAGCTGGCCGAGGAGGTCAACCCGGTACCGCCGGAGCGCGAGATGGACATGCTGCTCACCGCCGGTGAGCGGATCTCGAACGCGCTGGTCGCCATGGCGATCTCGGCGCACGGCGCGGAGGCCTGGTCATTCACCGGATCGCAGGCAGGCGTGGTCACCACCTCGGTGCACGGCAACGCCCGGATCATCGATGTGACACCGAGCCGGGTCACCGAGGCGCTGGAGCAGGGATACATCGCGCTGGTGGCCGGTTTCCAGGGCGTCGCACAGGACACTAAGGACATCACCACCCTCGGCCGTGGCGGGTCCGACGCCACCGCGGTGGCGCTGGCCGCGTCCCTGAACGCCGACGTCTGCGAGATCTACTCCGACGTCGATGGCGTCTACACCGCCGATCCGCGGATCGTGCCGAACGCGCGCAAGCTGGACACCGTTCCGTACGAGGAGATGCTCGAGCTCGCGGCCTCCGGCGCCAAGGTGCTGATGCTGCGCTGCGTGGAGTACGCCCGGCGCTACGGAGTGCCGATCCGTGTTCGCTCTTCCTACAGTGACAAGCCGGGTACGACGGTTGCCGGCTCGATTGAGGAGATCCCCGTGGAACAAGCGTTGATCACCGGTGTTGCCCATGACCGGTCCGAAGCCAAGATCACGGTGACCGGAGTCCCGGACCACGCCGGTGCCGCGGCGCAGATCTTCCGGGTGGTCGCCGATGCCGAGATCGACATCGACATGGTGCTGCAGAACATCTCCAACACCAGCTCCGGCCGCACCGACATCACCTTCACGCTGTCCAAGGCCAACGGTCCGAAGGCGGTGGAGGAGCTGGAGGCGATCAAGGAGAGCCTCGACTTCACCGCCGTGCTCTACGACGACCACGTCGGGAAGGTTTCCCTTGTCGGTGCCGGTATGCGCTCGCACCCCGGGGTGACCGCCTCGTTCTGCGAGGCGCTGGCGAAGGCGGGGGTGAACATCGAGATCATCAACACCTCGGAGATCCGGATCTCGGTGTTGATCAGGGACGCGCAGGTGGACGACGCCGTGCGCGCGATCCACGAGGCATTCGAACTCGGCGGCGACGAGGAAGCCGTCGTCTACGCAGGGAGTGGACGCTGA
- a CDS encoding TIGR03086 family metal-binding protein, producing METNDIVDGYRRTQDAFDAVLAAVPSQRWNAASACELWTVRDVVGHVIWGLEVLRHHVTGQEYTERTGPPGSENPGELAGDDPLAGWRATREATAAALTDEVLDLPAAPWYEALRPGVKVTDHLEMLTFDTLVHTWDIGSALGMDVRLEPDLVARSFSLARLIISRTPSTFGPKLAPPPDADKQTRFLAFLGRSV from the coding sequence ATGGAGACAAACGACATCGTGGATGGCTACCGGCGGACGCAGGACGCCTTCGACGCCGTCCTTGCCGCCGTCCCGTCGCAACGGTGGAACGCGGCGTCAGCGTGCGAACTCTGGACTGTGCGTGACGTGGTAGGCCACGTCATCTGGGGGCTGGAGGTCCTGCGCCATCACGTGACGGGCCAGGAGTACACGGAACGAACCGGCCCACCGGGCTCCGAGAATCCCGGTGAGCTCGCCGGCGACGACCCATTGGCCGGGTGGCGCGCGACCCGCGAAGCGACTGCCGCCGCCCTCACCGATGAGGTACTCGATCTGCCCGCCGCCCCGTGGTACGAGGCCCTGCGCCCCGGCGTGAAGGTCACGGACCACCTGGAAATGTTGACCTTCGACACCTTGGTCCATACCTGGGATATCGGGTCCGCGCTCGGCATGGACGTGCGTCTGGAGCCCGATCTCGTCGCGCGGTCGTTCTCCCTTGCCCGCTTGATCATCAGCCGCACGCCGAGCACCTTCGGTCCCAAACTGGCCCCGCCACCGGACGCCGACAAGCAGACCCGCTTTCTGGCCTTCCTCGGCCGATCGGTCTGA
- a CDS encoding nitroreductase family protein: MDKIAETSVAVHDLIARRWSPRALDPAAEIDDRRVRALLEAARWAPSSGNTQPARFLLGRRSEATFTRILGTLAEGNQGWAHRAGVLLIGCAVTRNEKGEIPLSEYAVGLASQNLVLQAVAEGLVGHQMAGFDADAVRREFALPEDVRPVVAIAVGTQVEPEILAEDRRIERERAPRRRIPLAEFAFTGEWGSPAF; this comes from the coding sequence ATGGACAAGATCGCCGAAACCAGCGTGGCGGTGCACGACCTGATCGCCCGGCGGTGGAGCCCCCGCGCCCTCGACCCCGCGGCGGAGATCGACGACCGCCGGGTGCGCGCCCTGCTCGAGGCGGCCCGCTGGGCGCCGTCCTCGGGCAATACCCAGCCCGCCCGCTTCCTGCTCGGCCGCCGTTCCGAGGCCACCTTCACCCGGATCCTCGGCACCCTCGCCGAGGGCAACCAGGGCTGGGCGCACCGGGCGGGCGTGTTGCTGATCGGCTGCGCCGTCACCCGCAACGAGAAGGGTGAGATACCACTCAGCGAGTACGCGGTGGGGCTGGCCAGCCAGAACCTCGTGCTCCAGGCGGTGGCCGAGGGCCTGGTCGGGCACCAGATGGCCGGCTTCGACGCGGACGCGGTCCGGCGCGAGTTCGCCCTCCCCGAGGACGTGCGCCCGGTGGTCGCCATCGCGGTGGGTACGCAGGTTGAGCCGGAGATCCTGGCCGAGGACCGCAGGATAGAGCGGGAGCGGGCACCGCGCAGGCGCATCCCACTCGCGGAGTTCGCGTTCACCGGCGAGTGGGGCTCGCCGGCGTTCTGA
- a CDS encoding RtcB family protein: MYTVEGARVPIRMWADPRSVEDVAMRQLHNVANLPWVRGLAVMPDVHYGKGATVGSVIAMRDAVSPSAVGVDIGCGMSAVRTSLYAADLPDDLGTLRGRIEQRVPVGFRMHKNPVNPARVHGVGGWDQFWRGFDHLHEGVRGLRGRARAQLGSLGGGNHFIEVCLEQGDAGRVWLMLHSGSRNIGKELAERHIDVARGLPHNADLPDRDLAVFVAGTPEMAAYRRDLFWAQEYAARNRATMVALIKQALADTVPGTRFDDAISCHHNYVAEETYDGVDLLVTRKGAIRAGAGELGIIPGSMGTGSYVVRGLGNERSFRSAAHGAGRRMSRNKARRTFTAEDLVEQTTGVECRKDKGVVDEIPSAYKDIGSVIAAQRDLVEVVAHLKQVVCVKG, from the coding sequence ATGTACACCGTCGAGGGCGCACGGGTACCGATCAGGATGTGGGCCGATCCGCGTTCGGTCGAGGACGTCGCGATGCGCCAACTGCACAACGTCGCGAACCTGCCGTGGGTGCGCGGGCTGGCGGTGATGCCGGATGTGCACTACGGCAAGGGTGCGACCGTGGGCAGCGTCATCGCGATGCGGGACGCCGTGTCGCCCTCGGCGGTCGGCGTGGACATCGGCTGCGGGATGAGCGCGGTGCGGACCTCGCTGTACGCCGCGGATCTTCCGGACGACCTCGGGACGCTGCGCGGCCGGATCGAGCAGCGGGTTCCGGTGGGGTTCCGGATGCACAAGAACCCGGTGAACCCGGCGCGGGTCCACGGGGTCGGCGGCTGGGACCAGTTCTGGCGTGGCTTCGACCACCTGCACGAGGGCGTGCGCGGGCTGCGTGGCAGGGCGCGTGCGCAGCTGGGCAGCCTCGGCGGCGGCAACCACTTCATCGAGGTCTGCCTCGAGCAGGGCGACGCGGGCCGGGTCTGGCTGATGCTGCACTCCGGTTCCCGCAACATCGGCAAGGAGCTGGCCGAGCGGCACATCGACGTGGCGCGCGGGCTGCCACACAATGCCGACCTGCCGGACCGCGACCTCGCCGTGTTCGTGGCCGGGACCCCGGAGATGGCGGCCTACCGCAGGGACCTGTTCTGGGCGCAGGAGTACGCCGCACGCAACCGGGCGACCATGGTGGCGCTGATCAAGCAGGCGCTGGCGGACACCGTGCCCGGCACCCGGTTCGACGACGCGATCAGCTGCCACCACAACTACGTCGCCGAGGAGACCTACGACGGCGTGGATCTGCTGGTCACCCGCAAGGGCGCGATCCGGGCAGGCGCGGGCGAGCTCGGGATCATCCCGGGCAGCATGGGCACCGGTTCCTACGTCGTGCGCGGGCTCGGTAACGAGCGCTCGTTCCGGTCCGCCGCGCACGGGGCCGGCAGGCGGATGTCCAGGAACAAGGCGCGCAGGACGTTCACCGCCGAGGACCTCGTCGAGCAGACCACCGGGGTGGAGTGCCGCAAGGACAAGGGCGTGGTGGACGAGATCCCGTCGGCGTACAAGGACATCGGCTCGGTGATCGCCGCGCAGCGCGACCTGGTCGAGGTGGTCGCGCACCTCAAGCAGGTGGTGTGTGTCAAGGGATGA
- a CDS encoding helix-turn-helix domain-containing protein, producing MTAKAKRDSTARARELGAELRRIRQRSGLSGHDLARTLGWSPSKVSRMESGQRGASEVDVAVYLVSCGLVVRSELNRLVTLAREADSRYWLRPHSRELPEELRSLILQEGTANAITSYDPLIVPGLLQTEQYIRELFRWGSNRPPEDIELRVDARLARQHVLKRARSPWCKFFLHERALRAVVGGPEVMHEQLVSLLLVDSWPRCSIRVVPDAAGPYGIVGGAFKVMGYAEHPPVTYVDSWAAGLFLEEPEDVAMYREILARLDRDALDAGQSREWLAWLASEYDQMEAGRHDHPRARRADLAQEQPQQRQQR from the coding sequence ATGACGGCGAAGGCGAAGCGGGACTCCACCGCGCGGGCAAGGGAACTCGGTGCCGAGCTACGGCGGATCCGCCAGCGATCCGGGTTGAGCGGGCACGACCTGGCGCGCACCCTCGGCTGGTCACCGAGCAAGGTGTCCCGGATGGAGAGCGGGCAACGCGGCGCCTCCGAAGTGGACGTTGCGGTCTACCTGGTCAGCTGCGGCCTGGTGGTGCGGTCGGAGTTGAACCGGCTGGTCACCCTCGCCCGGGAGGCGGACAGCCGCTACTGGCTCCGGCCGCACAGCCGGGAGCTGCCCGAGGAGCTGCGCTCGCTGATCCTGCAGGAGGGCACGGCGAACGCGATCACCAGCTACGACCCGCTGATCGTGCCGGGGCTGCTGCAGACCGAGCAGTACATCCGCGAGCTGTTCCGCTGGGGATCGAACCGCCCACCCGAGGACATCGAGCTGCGAGTCGACGCCCGGCTGGCCAGGCAGCACGTGCTGAAGCGGGCACGGTCGCCGTGGTGCAAGTTCTTCCTGCACGAGCGAGCGCTGCGGGCGGTGGTCGGCGGGCCGGAGGTGATGCACGAGCAACTGGTCAGCCTGCTGCTGGTGGACTCCTGGCCACGCTGCTCCATCCGGGTGGTGCCGGATGCGGCGGGGCCGTACGGCATCGTCGGTGGCGCGTTCAAGGTGATGGGGTACGCCGAGCACCCGCCGGTCACCTACGTGGACTCCTGGGCCGCGGGGCTGTTCCTGGAGGAGCCCGAGGACGTCGCGATGTACCGGGAGATACTGGCGCGACTCGATCGGGATGCGCTGGATGCGGGACAATCGCGGGAGTGGCTTGCCTGGCTGGCAAGCGAGTACGACCAGATGGAGGCCGGACGTCATGACCACCCCCGAGCACGCCGAGCTGACCTGGCGCAAGAGCAGCCACAGCAACGCCAACAACGGTGA
- a CDS encoding MFS transporter, producing the protein MLLMFFARVPMTAMGITLTLHVVSDLGRGYGAAGLVGTMTMAGSALGAPLLGRLIDRHGLRPVVAGCAVVSCAYWVSTPHLPYLALLVAAFPAGMLAVPAGSIARQILTALVPPERRRAAFSMDTISVETSFMIGPAAGIALATQLSSDLALTSIGMAFALVGIALYTMNPPIRATNEVQATTGVRPPIRSWLSARLIATLLIACGALFVLIGTELAALAALRDSGEVGWTGLVIAVMCAASLVGGVIHGAVRRSLSQLTLMILLAVLVLPVGLFEGSWWLLALALIPTNLACAPTLAATTESVSSLAPAAVRGEAMGMQDSATRLGIAIGNPVVGFVIDHSSPAMGFVASGLGGLALAACGVLLQRGAAAGKPAALASAVRE; encoded by the coding sequence ATGCTGCTGATGTTCTTCGCCAGGGTGCCGATGACGGCGATGGGCATCACGCTGACGCTGCACGTGGTCAGCGACCTCGGGCGCGGGTACGGCGCAGCAGGCCTGGTGGGCACCATGACCATGGCGGGCAGCGCGCTGGGCGCCCCGCTGCTCGGCAGGCTGATCGACCGGCACGGGCTACGGCCGGTGGTCGCCGGCTGTGCCGTGGTCTCCTGCGCCTACTGGGTGAGCACCCCGCACCTGCCCTACCTGGCGTTGCTGGTCGCGGCGTTCCCGGCCGGGATGCTCGCCGTACCGGCCGGGTCGATCGCGCGGCAGATCCTCACCGCCCTGGTGCCACCGGAGCGCCGGCGCGCGGCGTTCTCCATGGACACCATCTCGGTGGAGACCTCGTTCATGATCGGCCCCGCCGCCGGGATCGCGCTGGCCACCCAGCTGTCCTCCGACCTGGCGCTGACCTCGATCGGGATGGCGTTCGCGCTGGTCGGGATCGCGCTGTACACGATGAACCCGCCGATCCGGGCGACGAACGAGGTGCAGGCGACCACCGGAGTCCGGCCGCCGATCCGTTCGTGGCTGAGCGCAAGGCTGATCGCCACCCTGCTCATCGCCTGCGGCGCGCTGTTCGTCCTGATCGGTACCGAACTCGCCGCGCTGGCCGCCCTGCGCGACTCCGGTGAGGTCGGCTGGACCGGCCTGGTGATCGCGGTGATGTGCGCGGCCTCCCTGGTCGGCGGGGTGATCCACGGGGCGGTGCGGCGCTCGCTTTCCCAACTCACCCTGATGATCCTGCTCGCCGTGCTGGTGCTGCCGGTCGGGCTGTTCGAAGGCTCCTGGTGGCTGCTTGCGCTCGCCCTGATCCCGACCAACCTGGCCTGCGCGCCCACGCTGGCCGCCACCACCGAGTCGGTCAGCTCGCTGGCGCCGGCCGCCGTGCGGGGCGAGGCCATGGGGATGCAGGACTCCGCGACCCGGCTGGGCATCGCCATCGGCAACCCGGTGGTCGGGTTCGTCATCGACCATTCCTCGCCGGCCATGGGTTTCGTGGCCTCCGGTCTCGGCGGGTTGGCTCTCGCCGCGTGCGGAGTGCTGCTGCAACGCGGCGCGGCGGCCGGAAAACCGGCCGCCCTCGCTTCCGCCGTGCGGGAGTGA
- the leuA gene encoding 2-isopropylmalate synthase, whose translation MSTPETPSHRIHTPSRPPADGQPSWNPQRGSSMPVHRYQPWYRLVEDIDLPDRTWPAKRIERAPLWCAVDLRDGNQALIDPMSPARKRKFFELLVRMGYKEIEVGFPAASQTDFDFVREVIEDGAIPEDVRIQVLTQCRPELIERTFAALEGAPQAVVHVYNSTSILQRRVVFREEREGIKKIATQAADLVLEYAAKYSDTDFRFQYSPESYTGTELSYAAEVCNAVTEIWQPTPQRPVILNLPATVEMATPNVYADSIEWMHRNLERRDGVILSLHPHNDRGTGIAAAELGYQAGGDRIEGCLFGNGERTGNVDLVALGMNLFSQGIDPQIDFSDMDEIKRTVEYCNQLPVPERSPWGGDLVFTAFSGSHQDAINKGFDALRHEAERAGVPLEQYRWEVPYLPIDPKDVGRTYEAVIRVNSQSGKGGIAYIMKSEHQLDLPRRLQIEFSQTIQKHTDSSGGEVDPDTMWQAFSAEYLRPGNTLELVRQHVTDNGGGEYEIAATVRVDGDDNEVRGRGNGPIAAFFDALSTVGFDLRLLDYSEHTLTPGDDAKAASYIECAIDDRVYWGVGIDPSIVVASLRAVISAVNRAHR comes from the coding sequence ATGAGCACGCCCGAAACGCCTTCCCACCGGATCCACACGCCGTCCAGGCCGCCGGCCGATGGCCAGCCGAGCTGGAACCCGCAGCGCGGTAGTTCGATGCCGGTGCACCGCTACCAGCCGTGGTACCGCCTGGTCGAGGACATCGACCTGCCCGATCGCACCTGGCCCGCCAAGCGCATCGAGCGCGCCCCGCTGTGGTGCGCGGTCGACCTGCGGGACGGCAACCAGGCGCTGATCGACCCGATGTCGCCCGCCCGCAAGCGCAAGTTCTTCGAGTTGCTGGTGCGCATGGGCTACAAGGAGATCGAGGTCGGTTTCCCCGCGGCCAGCCAGACCGACTTCGACTTCGTCCGGGAGGTCATCGAGGACGGGGCGATCCCGGAGGACGTCCGCATCCAGGTGCTGACCCAGTGCCGGCCCGAGCTGATCGAGCGGACCTTCGCCGCGCTGGAGGGTGCGCCGCAGGCGGTCGTGCACGTCTACAACTCCACCTCGATCCTGCAGCGGCGGGTGGTGTTCCGCGAGGAGCGCGAGGGCATCAAGAAGATCGCCACCCAGGCCGCTGACCTGGTGCTGGAGTACGCGGCGAAGTACTCCGACACCGACTTCCGGTTCCAGTACTCGCCGGAGTCCTACACCGGGACGGAGCTGAGCTACGCCGCCGAGGTGTGCAACGCCGTCACCGAGATCTGGCAGCCGACCCCGCAGCGGCCGGTGATCCTGAACCTGCCCGCCACGGTGGAGATGGCCACGCCGAACGTGTACGCCGACTCGATCGAGTGGATGCACCGGAACCTGGAGCGGCGGGACGGGGTAATCCTGTCGCTGCACCCGCACAACGACCGCGGCACCGGGATCGCCGCGGCCGAGCTGGGATACCAGGCCGGCGGGGACCGGATCGAGGGCTGCCTGTTCGGCAACGGCGAGCGCACCGGCAACGTCGACCTGGTCGCGCTGGGGATGAACCTGTTCAGCCAGGGCATCGACCCGCAGATCGACTTCTCCGATATGGACGAGATCAAGCGGACGGTCGAGTACTGCAACCAGCTGCCGGTGCCCGAGCGCAGCCCGTGGGGCGGAGACCTGGTGTTCACCGCGTTCTCCGGCAGCCACCAGGACGCGATCAACAAGGGTTTCGACGCGCTGCGCCACGAGGCCGAGCGGGCCGGGGTCCCGCTGGAGCAGTACCGGTGGGAGGTCCCGTACCTGCCGATCGACCCCAAGGACGTCGGCCGCACCTACGAGGCCGTGATCCGGGTGAACTCGCAGTCCGGTAAGGGCGGCATCGCCTACATCATGAAGAGCGAGCACCAGCTCGACCTGCCGCGGCGGCTGCAGATCGAGTTCTCGCAGACGATCCAGAAGCACACCGACTCCTCCGGCGGCGAGGTGGACCCGGACACCATGTGGCAGGCGTTCTCCGCGGAGTACCTGCGGCCGGGCAACACGCTCGAGCTGGTGCGCCAGCACGTCACCGACAACGGCGGCGGCGAGTACGAGATCGCGGCCACCGTGCGGGTGGACGGGGACGACAACGAGGTGCGCGGGCGGGGCAACGGGCCGATCGCGGCCTTCTTCGACGCCCTGTCCACCGTCGGCTTCGACCTGCGGCTGCTGGACTACAGCGAGCACACGCTCACTCCCGGCGACGACGCCAAGGCGGCCTCCTACATCGAGTGCGCCATCGACGACCGGGTCTACTGGGGCGTCGGCATCGATCCGTCCATCGTGGTCGCCTCGCTGCGTGCCGTGATCTCCGCCGTCAACCGCGCCCACCGCTGA
- a CDS encoding DUF397 domain-containing protein — translation MTTPEHAELTWRKSSHSNANNGDCVEVATTARAAAVRDSKDPAAGHLTLEPAAWRAFLGTVRR, via the coding sequence ATGACCACCCCCGAGCACGCCGAGCTGACCTGGCGCAAGAGCAGCCACAGCAACGCCAACAACGGTGACTGTGTCGAGGTGGCGACCACCGCGCGGGCGGCGGCCGTGCGCGACTCGAAGGACCCCGCCGCCGGCCACCTCACCCTGGAACCCGCCGCCTGGCGAGCCTTCCTCGGCACGGTGCGCCGCTGA
- a CDS encoding alpha-ketoacid dehydrogenase subunit beta, whose protein sequence is MSDLQSVSLPGYVRALNRALHAEMAADDSVFVIGEDVRVGASGVTAGLVPQFGTERVLDTPLSEQSFTSFGTGAAMVGRRPVIEFQISSLLYLVFEQIVNQAHKFSLMTGGQVHVPVTYMVSGSGSRCGWAGQHSDSPYSLLAHAGIKTLVPSRPEDAYGLLRSAVRDPDPVAVFAPSALMEAADVADSGEEEVVPLGEANVLREGDDLTVVAVGQHVGTALEVAESLADQVEVEVIDPRTVYPFDWQRLGKSVNKTGRLVVIDDSNRMCGLGAEIIATAAEEFDLLAPPKRVSRPDGAVIPYALALDQELVSGTERLTKAIRAALM, encoded by the coding sequence GTGAGTGATCTGCAATCCGTGTCGCTCCCCGGGTATGTGCGTGCGCTGAACCGCGCACTGCATGCCGAGATGGCGGCGGACGACAGCGTTTTCGTGATCGGTGAAGACGTGCGGGTCGGAGCGAGTGGAGTCACCGCGGGTCTGGTACCCCAGTTTGGCACGGAGCGAGTGCTGGACACGCCGTTGTCCGAGCAATCTTTTACCAGTTTCGGGACCGGTGCCGCGATGGTCGGCAGAAGGCCCGTGATCGAGTTTCAGATATCCTCGCTGCTGTACCTGGTGTTTGAGCAGATAGTGAACCAGGCTCACAAGTTCTCGTTGATGACCGGCGGGCAAGTTCATGTACCTGTCACGTACATGGTTTCGGGCTCGGGTTCGAGATGTGGATGGGCAGGCCAACATTCGGACAGCCCGTACAGTCTGCTCGCACATGCGGGGATCAAGACGCTGGTTCCAAGCAGGCCGGAGGACGCTTATGGACTGTTGCGGTCGGCGGTTCGGGATCCCGACCCGGTAGCGGTGTTTGCCCCTTCCGCGTTGATGGAGGCAGCGGATGTCGCCGACTCGGGAGAAGAGGAGGTCGTGCCACTGGGAGAAGCGAACGTCCTGCGGGAGGGCGATGACCTGACGGTAGTGGCGGTGGGGCAGCATGTCGGTACAGCACTTGAGGTTGCCGAGAGTCTTGCCGATCAGGTCGAAGTCGAGGTTATTGATCCGAGAACGGTTTACCCGTTCGATTGGCAGCGCCTCGGTAAATCGGTCAACAAGACCGGGCGCCTTGTCGTGATCGATGACTCGAACCGTATGTGCGGGTTGGGGGCGGAGATAATTGCGACAGCGGCCGAAGAGTTCGATCTGCTGGCGCCGCCGAAGCGTGTCAGCAGGCCCGATGGTGCGGTCATCCCGTACGCTCTTGCGCTCGATCAGGAGTTGGTATCCGGTACTGAACGACTGACGAAGGCCATCAGAGCGGCGTTGATGTAA
- a CDS encoding aspartate-semialdehyde dehydrogenase, with the protein MAPTLALVGATGAVGTVMIDIINNRESVPWGEIRLIASPRSAGKKITVRGEERTVVALAPEAFDGVDIAMFDVPDEVSAEWAPVAVARGAVAVDNSGAFRMDDEVPLVVPEVNPGKVADRPKGIIANPNCTTLSMMAALGALHREFQLTELVIASYQAASGAGQEGIDQLYGELDAVAGKGLGARAGDVRAAVEAAGLSLADSPFAGTPLALNVVPSAGSYKGDGWFSEELKVRNESRKILGIPDLKVSATCVRVPVVTTHSLAVHATFAREVTVESAHKVFEAQQSIVLIDEPERGRFPTPADVVGGDPTYVGRVRQALDFPNTLDFFVCGDNLRKGAALNTYEVAENLATEF; encoded by the coding sequence ATGGCCCCTACTTTGGCTCTGGTCGGTGCGACCGGCGCGGTCGGCACCGTGATGATCGACATCATCAACAACCGTGAATCCGTGCCCTGGGGCGAGATCCGGTTGATCGCCTCGCCCCGCTCGGCCGGCAAGAAGATCACCGTGCGCGGCGAGGAGCGGACCGTGGTCGCGCTCGCCCCCGAGGCCTTCGACGGCGTGGACATCGCGATGTTCGACGTGCCGGACGAGGTCTCCGCCGAGTGGGCTCCGGTCGCGGTGGCCCGCGGCGCGGTCGCGGTGGACAACTCCGGAGCGTTCCGGATGGACGACGAGGTGCCGCTCGTGGTGCCCGAGGTGAACCCGGGCAAGGTCGCGGACCGTCCTAAGGGGATCATCGCGAACCCCAACTGCACCACGCTTTCCATGATGGCCGCGCTCGGCGCGTTGCACCGCGAGTTCCAGCTCACCGAGCTGGTGATCGCCTCCTACCAGGCCGCCTCCGGCGCCGGCCAGGAGGGCATCGACCAGCTGTACGGCGAGCTGGACGCCGTGGCCGGCAAGGGACTCGGCGCCCGGGCGGGGGACGTCCGAGCCGCGGTCGAGGCCGCGGGCCTTTCCCTCGCCGACTCGCCGTTCGCCGGGACCCCGCTGGCCCTCAACGTGGTTCCCTCGGCCGGTTCCTACAAGGGCGACGGCTGGTTCTCCGAGGAACTCAAGGTACGCAACGAGTCCCGCAAGATCCTCGGGATCCCGGACCTCAAGGTGTCGGCGACCTGCGTGCGGGTCCCCGTGGTCACCACGCACTCGCTTGCCGTGCACGCCACCTTCGCCCGCGAGGTGACAGTGGAGTCCGCGCACAAGGTGTTCGAGGCACAACAGTCCATTGTGCTCATCGACGAGCCGGAGCGGGGCCGGTTCCCGACCCCGGCCGATGTCGTCGGTGGCGACCCGACGTACGTGGGCAGGGTGCGGCAGGCCCTTGACTTCCCGAACACGCTGGACTTCTTCGTGTGCGGGGACAACCTGCGCAAGGGTGCCGCGCTGAACACCTACGAGGTCGCCGAGAACCTGGCCACCGAGTTCTGA